One Streptomyces sp. NBC_00554 DNA segment encodes these proteins:
- a CDS encoding alpha/beta hydrolase, protein MTRFARWTAATAAALLVAGCGGGSSGDGENEGKNSDSPSAAAPSSATPSGLPAALTSQKLDWGRCKATSDSPAPGNDWQCATLKVPLDYAKPDGETIGLALIRSKASGDKSDRIGSLLFNFGGPGGSGVSTMPSYESVVGQLHDRYDLVSWDPRGVAASEGVRCRSDKEIQAAESVDATPDDAAEETAYFEDAADFGKGCEKAAGKLLSHVSTTDTARDMDLMRQVLGDQKMHYFGISYGTELGGVYAHLFPKNVGRLVLDAVVDPSADTVGHAKNQALGFQRALDNYLTSTGQDPKQGSQKIADLLERIDANPLATSSGRKLTQSLALTGIVLPLYSEQGWPTLTSALNAAEDGDGSELLALADGYNDRDSSGNYGTTTHSQRVISCLDDKQRPTPEETKKQLAEFEKISPVFGDFLGWDTAGWCHDWPVAGQFDNPEVSAPGADPVLVVGNTGDPATPYEGARKMADELGKGVGVELTWKGEGHGAYGSGSDCVDSTVNGYLLNGTVPKDGKVCS, encoded by the coding sequence ATGACGCGATTCGCACGGTGGACGGCCGCGACCGCCGCCGCGTTGCTGGTGGCCGGCTGCGGCGGAGGCTCGTCCGGCGACGGCGAGAACGAGGGAAAGAACAGCGACAGCCCGTCGGCCGCCGCGCCCTCCTCCGCCACGCCGTCGGGGCTGCCCGCCGCACTCACCTCACAGAAGCTCGACTGGGGCCGTTGCAAGGCCACTTCGGACTCTCCCGCGCCAGGAAACGACTGGCAGTGCGCGACGCTCAAGGTGCCGCTGGACTACGCGAAACCCGACGGCGAGACGATAGGCCTCGCACTGATCCGCTCGAAGGCGAGCGGGGACAAGAGCGACCGCATCGGCTCACTCCTGTTCAACTTCGGCGGCCCCGGCGGATCGGGCGTCTCCACGATGCCTTCGTACGAGAGTGTCGTCGGCCAGCTCCACGATCGGTACGACCTGGTGAGCTGGGACCCGCGCGGGGTCGCCGCCAGTGAAGGCGTGCGCTGCCGCAGCGACAAGGAGATCCAAGCCGCCGAGTCGGTGGACGCCACACCGGACGACGCGGCTGAGGAGACGGCGTACTTCGAGGACGCCGCCGACTTCGGCAAGGGCTGCGAGAAGGCCGCGGGCAAGCTGCTGTCGCACGTCTCGACGACCGACACGGCCCGCGACATGGACCTGATGCGCCAGGTCCTCGGCGACCAGAAGATGCACTACTTCGGTATCTCGTACGGCACCGAACTCGGCGGTGTGTACGCACACTTGTTCCCGAAGAACGTGGGACGCCTGGTGCTGGACGCCGTCGTCGACCCGAGCGCCGACACGGTGGGCCATGCCAAGAACCAGGCCCTGGGCTTCCAGCGCGCCCTGGACAACTACCTCACGTCCACGGGCCAGGACCCCAAGCAGGGTTCCCAGAAGATCGCGGACCTGCTGGAGAGGATCGACGCGAATCCGCTGGCGACCTCTTCCGGACGCAAGCTCACACAGTCGCTGGCGCTCACCGGAATTGTGCTGCCGCTGTACAGCGAGCAGGGCTGGCCGACGCTGACCAGCGCGCTGAACGCGGCCGAGGACGGAGACGGTTCGGAGCTGCTGGCCCTCGCCGACGGCTACAACGACCGTGACTCCTCGGGGAACTACGGCACGACGACCCATTCGCAACGGGTCATATCGTGCTTGGACGACAAGCAGCGGCCGACTCCCGAGGAGACGAAGAAGCAGCTGGCCGAGTTCGAGAAGATCTCGCCCGTCTTCGGCGACTTCCTGGGCTGGGACACGGCGGGCTGGTGCCACGACTGGCCGGTGGCCGGTCAGTTCGACAACCCGGAGGTCAGCGCGCCAGGAGCCGACCCCGTCCTGGTCGTCGGCAACACCGGGGACCCGGCGACGCCGTACGAGGGCGCCCGCAAGATGGCCGACGAACTGGGCAAGGGCGTCGGAGTGGAACTCACCTGGAAGGGCGAGGGCCATGGCGCGTACGGGAGTGGGAGCGACTGCGTCGACTCCACGGTGAACGGCTATCTGCTGAACGGGACGGTGCCGAAGGACGGCAAGGTCTGTTCATGA
- the moeZ gene encoding adenylyltransferase/sulfurtransferase MoeZ, translating to MSLPPLVEPASELTVDEVRRYSRHLIIPDVGMDGQKRLKNAKVLCVGAGGLGSPALMYLAAAGVGTLGIVEFDEVDESNLQRQIIHSQADIGRSKAQSARDSVLGINPYVNVVLHEERLEAENVMDIFSQYDLIVDGTDNFATRYLVNDAAVLLNKPYVWGSIYRFDGQASVFWSEHGPCYRCLYPEPPPPGMVPSCAEGGVLGVLCASIGSIQVNEAIKLLAGIGDPLVGRLMIYDALEMQYRQVKVRKDPNCAVCGENPTVTELIDYEAFCGVVSEEAQEAAAGSTITPKQLKEWIDDGENIEIIDVREINEYEIVSIPGAKLIPKNEFLMGTALETLPQDKKIVLHCKTGVRSAEVLAVLKSAGFADAVHVGGGVIGWVHQIEPDKPVY from the coding sequence GTGTCGCTGCCACCCCTGGTCGAGCCCGCATCTGAGCTCACCGTAGACGAGGTTCGCAGGTACTCCCGCCACCTGATCATCCCCGATGTGGGCATGGACGGGCAGAAGCGGCTGAAGAACGCCAAGGTGCTCTGTGTGGGCGCCGGCGGCCTCGGATCGCCGGCGCTGATGTACCTGGCCGCCGCGGGCGTGGGCACGCTCGGCATCGTGGAGTTCGACGAGGTCGACGAGTCGAACCTGCAGCGCCAGATCATCCACAGCCAGGCGGACATCGGCCGCTCCAAGGCCCAGTCGGCCCGCGACTCCGTCCTTGGCATCAACCCGTACGTGAACGTCGTCCTCCACGAAGAGCGGCTCGAAGCCGAGAACGTGATGGACATCTTCAGCCAGTACGACCTGATCGTCGACGGCACGGACAACTTCGCGACCCGCTACCTGGTCAACGACGCGGCCGTCCTCCTCAACAAGCCGTACGTATGGGGTTCGATCTACCGCTTCGACGGCCAGGCCTCGGTCTTCTGGTCCGAGCACGGCCCCTGCTACCGCTGCCTCTACCCGGAGCCCCCGCCGCCGGGCATGGTCCCCTCCTGCGCCGAGGGCGGCGTCCTGGGTGTGCTGTGCGCGTCCATCGGCTCCATCCAGGTCAACGAGGCGATCAAGCTCCTCGCGGGCATCGGCGATCCCCTCGTCGGCCGCCTGATGATCTACGACGCCCTGGAGATGCAGTACCGCCAGGTCAAGGTCCGCAAGGACCCGAACTGCGCGGTCTGCGGTGAGAACCCGACCGTCACCGAACTCATCGACTACGAGGCCTTCTGCGGCGTCGTGTCCGAGGAGGCCCAGGAGGCGGCCGCCGGCTCGACGATCACTCCCAAGCAGCTCAAGGAGTGGATCGACGACGGCGAGAACATCGAGATCATCGACGTCCGCGAGATCAACGAGTACGAGATCGTCTCGATCCCCGGCGCCAAGCTGATCCCGAAGAACGAGTTCCTCATGGGCACCGCCCTGGAGACTCTCCCGCAGGACAAGAAGATCGTCCTGCACTGCAAGACGGGTGTCCGCAGTGCGGAAGTCCTCGCGGTCCTGAAGTCCGCGGGCTTCGCGGACGCGGTGCACGTCGGCGGCGGCGTGATCGGCTGGGTCCACCAGATCGAGCCTGACAAGCCGGTGTACTGA
- a CDS encoding spherulation-specific family 4 protein, which produces MPYLTSTATGTASTDLGLGFGIPGYAHPLVAPVEWGELTRPGTPLHWVVLNVANGPGSRPDPHCLEAAGRLRNAGVRVLGHLDATYGARTLGELVSDAHRYLDWYRCDGFLLDRCPTERAALPEVRRTVTTLRALLDGAHIVLGHGSQPYPGYAENADQLVTFSGPWSDYRWSQVAEWTADYPPERFCHFVHGVPRGHLDEALRIARWQGASTIYFTDRTDRGGRADPWETMPGYWDEIVSRIGTGVSE; this is translated from the coding sequence ATGCCGTATCTGACCAGCACCGCAACGGGCACCGCGAGCACGGACTTAGGCCTCGGCTTCGGCATCCCCGGCTATGCACACCCCCTCGTCGCTCCCGTGGAGTGGGGCGAACTCACCCGCCCCGGCACCCCCTTGCACTGGGTCGTCCTGAACGTGGCCAACGGTCCCGGCAGCCGCCCCGACCCGCACTGCCTGGAGGCGGCCGGGCGACTGCGCAACGCCGGCGTACGCGTCCTCGGACACCTGGACGCCACGTACGGCGCCCGCACCCTCGGCGAGCTGGTCTCCGATGCACACCGGTATCTCGACTGGTACCGGTGTGACGGATTCCTCCTGGACCGCTGCCCCACCGAGCGCGCCGCGCTCCCCGAGGTCCGCCGCACGGTCACCACACTCCGCGCGCTCCTCGACGGCGCGCACATCGTGCTGGGCCACGGCAGCCAGCCGTACCCCGGATATGCCGAGAACGCCGACCAGTTGGTGACCTTCTCCGGCCCCTGGAGCGACTACCGCTGGTCGCAGGTCGCCGAGTGGACCGCCGACTATCCCCCCGAGCGCTTCTGCCACTTCGTGCACGGCGTACCGCGCGGCCATCTCGACGAGGCGCTGCGTATCGCCCGCTGGCAGGGAGCCTCGACGATCTACTTCACCGACCGCACGGACCGTGGTGGCCGCGCCGACCCCTGGGAGACCATGCCCGGCTACTGGGACGAAATCGTCTCGCGGATCGGAACGGGTGTCTCGGAATGA
- a CDS encoding NAD-dependent epimerase/dehydratase family protein: MRVLLIGANGYLGRFVADRLLADPAVQLTALGRGDDADVRFDLASGSPGALTRFLDAVHPGVVVNCAGATRGGARELTRHNTVAVATVCEALRRSGCGARLVQLGCGAEYGPSQPGSSTAEDAVPRPGGPYGVSKLAATELVLGSGLDAVVLRVFSPAGPGTPAGSPLGRLAEALRRAMQSGDGELKLGGLGVQRDFIDVRDVARAVHAASLSAAQGVINIGSGRAVRLRDAAAVLARVAGYGGALHELDGPPSPVRPSIGHPRSEPDHAAPVAYPYPDGCGSWQQADVRTARDRLGWRPRINLEESLADIWMEAACRI; this comes from the coding sequence ATGAGGGTCCTGCTGATCGGAGCCAACGGATACCTCGGCCGCTTCGTCGCCGACAGGCTGCTCGCCGACCCGGCCGTGCAGCTCACCGCGCTCGGCCGGGGCGACGACGCCGACGTACGGTTCGACCTCGCCTCGGGCAGCCCGGGCGCGCTCACCCGCTTCCTGGACGCGGTACACCCCGGAGTCGTCGTCAACTGCGCCGGCGCCACCCGCGGCGGCGCCCGCGAACTCACCCGCCACAACACTGTCGCCGTCGCCACCGTCTGCGAGGCCCTCCGCCGCAGCGGCTGCGGGGCACGACTCGTGCAACTCGGCTGCGGCGCCGAGTACGGGCCCAGCCAGCCCGGCTCCTCGACGGCCGAGGACGCGGTGCCGCGCCCGGGCGGCCCCTACGGCGTGAGCAAGCTCGCCGCCACCGAACTCGTCCTCGGGTCCGGCCTGGACGCCGTCGTGCTCCGGGTGTTCTCACCCGCGGGGCCAGGCACCCCGGCCGGATCCCCGCTCGGCCGCCTCGCCGAGGCCCTGCGCCGCGCCATGCAGTCCGGCGACGGAGAACTCAAACTCGGCGGACTCGGCGTCCAACGCGACTTCATCGACGTACGCGATGTGGCCCGCGCCGTCCACGCCGCCTCGCTCTCCGCCGCCCAGGGCGTCATCAACATCGGCTCGGGCCGAGCCGTGCGGCTCCGTGACGCCGCCGCCGTCCTCGCCCGCGTCGCCGGCTACGGCGGCGCGCTGCACGAACTCGACGGACCTCCCAGCCCCGTCAGGCCATCCATCGGCCACCCGCGAAGCGAACCAGACCACGCGGCCCCGGTCGCGTACCCCTATCCGGACGGCTGCGGCAGCTGGCAGCAGGCCGACGTGCGCACCGCACGCGACCGGCTCGGCTGGCGGCCCCGGATCAACCTCGAGGAATCCCTCGCCGACATCTGGATGGAGGCGGCATGCCGTATCTGA
- a CDS encoding DUF3492 domain-containing protein has translation MRIGLLTEGGYPYVSGDARLWCDRLVRGLGQHEFDIYALSRSERQEDEGWIQLPPQVSRVRTAPLWMAEDDGVVYGRRARRRFAEAYGELAAAVCEGPGSGVAAVGAGASGDAGAARGSVSSGDAGVGTAGISGGVEADRFGSALYELAELARDEGGLTGALRSEVAVRALERACRAPGALRTARAARVPDLLAVAAHFERALRPLSLDWYEGDGLDSVDLCHATAGGTAALPGLLARHFSGVPLLVTEYGVPLRAHYLASASVGDAPAARALLAAFHGRLTAEVYRAAALITPGNTHARRWQERCGADRAKLRTVYPGMEASRFAEVGEGAESSGCADPDTLVWVGRIEPAKDLMSLLHSFAEIRKDEPKTRLRIVGAPADGPDGATYLAHCRALAAQLFPDEAEGVHAVGDNPVSFEEIGGPEVPGLPEAYASGAVIVLSSVVEGFPISLVEAMFCGRATVSTDVGAVVEVIGGTGLVVPPRNPRALAEACVALLRDPERRERLGAAARARALELFTVEQNITAFHGIYLEIVSHSPVRHVLVDEAGEPLPFGVPAEAHVPGRWTEARLMPTGRPRWAAGSPVRATVPVPAGEGA, from the coding sequence GTGCGCATCGGACTGCTTACGGAGGGTGGCTATCCGTATGTGAGCGGTGACGCCAGGCTCTGGTGCGACCGGCTCGTACGCGGGCTCGGGCAGCACGAGTTCGACATCTACGCGCTCAGCCGCAGCGAGCGCCAGGAGGACGAGGGCTGGATCCAGCTGCCGCCGCAGGTCAGCCGAGTACGGACGGCACCGCTCTGGATGGCTGAGGACGACGGCGTGGTGTACGGGCGGCGGGCGCGACGGCGGTTCGCGGAGGCGTACGGGGAGTTGGCCGCGGCGGTGTGTGAGGGGCCGGGATCGGGAGTGGCGGCTGTCGGCGCGGGGGCATCCGGTGACGCGGGGGCTGCTCGCGGCTCGGTGTCTTCCGGCGACGCGGGCGTCGGTACTGCGGGGATTTCCGGCGGAGTCGAGGCGGACCGTTTCGGCAGCGCGCTCTACGAGCTCGCCGAGCTCGCCCGCGACGAGGGTGGACTGACCGGGGCACTTCGCTCCGAGGTCGCTGTGCGGGCGCTGGAGCGCGCGTGTCGTGCGCCCGGCGCACTCCGTACTGCGCGCGCCGCGCGTGTGCCCGATCTGCTGGCGGTCGCCGCCCACTTCGAGCGGGCGCTGCGCCCCCTGTCCCTCGACTGGTACGAGGGCGACGGGCTCGACTCCGTCGACCTGTGCCACGCGACGGCCGGCGGTACGGCGGCCCTGCCCGGCCTCCTCGCACGGCACTTCTCCGGAGTGCCCCTGCTCGTCACCGAGTACGGCGTGCCGCTACGGGCGCACTACCTCGCGTCCGCCTCCGTAGGGGACGCTCCCGCGGCACGGGCGCTGCTCGCCGCTTTCCACGGCAGGCTCACCGCCGAGGTGTACCGCGCGGCCGCTCTCATCACGCCCGGCAACACGCACGCCCGCCGCTGGCAGGAGCGGTGCGGTGCCGACCGCGCCAAACTGCGCACCGTCTACCCCGGCATGGAGGCCTCCCGCTTCGCGGAGGTGGGGGAGGGCGCGGAGAGCTCCGGGTGCGCGGACCCGGACACCCTGGTGTGGGTCGGCCGCATCGAACCCGCCAAGGACCTGATGTCGCTGCTGCACTCCTTCGCGGAGATCCGCAAGGACGAGCCGAAGACCCGGCTGCGGATCGTCGGGGCGCCCGCCGACGGACCGGACGGCGCGACCTACCTGGCCCACTGCAGGGCCCTGGCCGCGCAGCTCTTCCCCGACGAGGCGGAGGGCGTCCACGCGGTCGGCGACAACCCGGTGTCCTTCGAGGAGATCGGCGGCCCGGAGGTCCCCGGCCTCCCGGAGGCATACGCCTCCGGGGCCGTGATCGTCCTGTCCAGCGTGGTGGAAGGCTTTCCGATCAGTCTCGTGGAGGCCATGTTCTGCGGTCGCGCCACGGTGTCCACGGACGTGGGCGCGGTCGTCGAGGTCATCGGCGGTACGGGGCTCGTGGTGCCGCCGCGCAATCCGCGGGCGCTCGCCGAGGCGTGCGTGGCGCTGCTGCGCGACCCCGAGCGCCGTGAGCGCCTCGGGGCGGCCGCCCGCGCACGCGCCCTCGAACTCTTCACCGTCGAGCAGAACATCACGGCATTTCACGGCATTTACCTGGAGATCGTCTCGCACTCGCCGGTACGACACGTGCTCGTGGACGAGGCCGGGGAGCCGCTTCCCTTCGGAGTCCCCGCGGAGGCGCACGTGCCCGGCCGCTGGACCGAGGCCCGCCTCATGCCCACGGGCCGCCCGCGCTGGGCGGCGGGCTCACCGGTGCGCGCGACGGTTCCCGTCCCCGCCGGGGAGGGCGCGTGA
- a CDS encoding DUF3152 domain-containing protein, protein MGRHSRRGRSDKVEKTAKVDTVDKRDPNELAAVPVPAPGAGAGAGASQGVGRGSGPASVPGALGPRPPMGGAPGRGGPLLPDGTPAHGVPRFADGTPAHGVPRFPDGTPAHGVPRFPDGTPAHGVPRFPDGTPAHGVPRVRGGHPEQREPGGAWGQSRGGGPQGGPQGGPQGVLAGAPSGHPGPRIPAQRQTSVPGPRQTYVDAFGGSLGEEDDVFAPRTPTAHRSDPYASVADWDTDVDEKPLPETEEPEKGKSGKGRAFTGIAAAAVTTVLAVVVAGQVVTGREDNASQDSGVRAQSTAGGRGALAASGAASPSVTPSAKTLTYDEKMGEKYALGATLDGSGKFDAVLGLDKAPGKGQKYTYRVDVEQGLGLDAALFAQAVQKTLNDDRSWAHNGGRTFERISSGKPDFVITLASPGTTAEWCAKSGLDTTEDNVSCDSASTERVMINAYRWAQGSETYGDKMQAYRQMLINHEVGHRLGYSHVTCDKDGELAPVMQQQTKFLDHDGIHCKANPWPYPGS, encoded by the coding sequence GTGGGACGTCATAGCCGTCGCGGGCGGTCCGACAAGGTCGAGAAGACCGCCAAGGTCGACACGGTCGACAAGAGGGATCCGAACGAGCTGGCTGCGGTGCCGGTGCCGGCACCCGGGGCGGGTGCGGGTGCGGGTGCGTCGCAGGGTGTCGGCCGGGGGTCCGGTCCGGCTTCCGTGCCGGGCGCGCTGGGTCCGAGGCCTCCGATGGGCGGGGCTCCGGGGCGCGGGGGTCCGCTTCTCCCGGACGGGACGCCCGCGCATGGGGTGCCTCGTTTTGCGGACGGGACTCCGGCGCACGGGGTGCCTCGCTTTCCGGATGGGACTCCGGCGCACGGCGTGCCGCGGTTCCCTGACGGGACTCCGGCGCACGGCGTCCCCCGTTTCCCCGACGGGACGCCCGCGCACGGTGTACCCCGGGTGCGTGGTGGTCACCCCGAGCAGCGTGAGCCCGGTGGTGCCTGGGGGCAGTCGAGGGGTGGCGGTCCGCAAGGTGGTCCCCAGGGCGGTCCTCAAGGTGTGTTGGCAGGCGCTCCGTCCGGGCATCCCGGGCCCCGGATACCGGCGCAGCGCCAGACTTCCGTGCCGGGACCCCGGCAGACCTATGTCGACGCCTTCGGCGGCAGCCTCGGAGAGGAGGACGACGTCTTCGCGCCCCGCACCCCCACAGCGCATCGCAGCGACCCCTATGCCTCCGTCGCCGACTGGGACACGGATGTCGACGAGAAGCCGCTGCCGGAGACCGAGGAGCCGGAGAAGGGCAAGAGCGGCAAGGGCCGGGCGTTCACCGGGATCGCGGCGGCCGCCGTCACCACCGTGCTCGCCGTCGTCGTGGCCGGACAGGTGGTGACCGGGCGGGAGGACAACGCAAGCCAGGACTCCGGCGTACGCGCGCAGTCCACCGCCGGCGGCCGTGGCGCCCTCGCAGCCTCGGGGGCGGCGTCCCCGTCGGTGACACCGAGCGCGAAGACACTGACGTACGACGAGAAGATGGGCGAGAAGTACGCGCTCGGCGCGACGCTCGACGGATCGGGGAAGTTCGACGCCGTCCTCGGGCTCGACAAGGCGCCCGGCAAGGGGCAGAAATACACCTATCGCGTCGACGTGGAACAGGGGCTCGGTCTCGACGCCGCGCTCTTCGCACAGGCCGTGCAGAAAACTTTGAACGACGACCGGAGTTGGGCCCACAACGGCGGACGTACCTTTGAGCGGATTTCCTCCGGGAAGCCCGACTTCGTGATTACTCTGGCGAGCCCGGGCACCACCGCCGAATGGTGCGCCAAGTCCGGCCTCGACACGACCGAGGACAATGTGTCGTGCGACTCGGCGTCGACTGAGCGCGTCATGATCAACGCGTATCGCTGGGCGCAGGGCTCTGAGACCTACGGCGACAAAATGCAGGCGTACCGGCAGATGCTGATCAACCACGAGGTCGGCCACCGGCTCGGCTACAGCCACGTCACCTGCGACAAGGACGGCGAACTCGCCCCCGTCATGCAGCAGCAGACCAAATTCCTCGACCACGACGGGATCCACTGCAAGGCCAACCCCTGGCCGTATCCCGGGAGTTGA
- a CDS encoding alpha/beta fold hydrolase, giving the protein MSSTELPSVLATTVTPKVGAVRVAEGERLRSVGLPGITLTVRSRPPVRAGLPPALYVHGLGGSSQNWSALMPLLDGLVDSEALDLPGFGDSPPPDDGDYSVTGHARAVIRYLDASGRGPVHLFGNSLGGAVTTRVAAVRPDLVRTLTLVSPALPELRAQRTAWPTVMIALPGVAGLFTKLTKDWSAEQRVRGVLALCYGDPGMVTPEGFHEAVEEMERRLALPYFWDAMARSARGVVNAYTLGGQHGLWRQAERVLAPTLLVYGGRDQLVAYRMAQRAARAYRDSRLLTLPDAGHVAMMEYPDTVATAFRELLTESGELTSPSAASTGAGS; this is encoded by the coding sequence ATGTCTTCGACCGAGCTGCCGTCCGTGCTGGCCACCACTGTCACACCAAAGGTGGGCGCCGTCAGGGTCGCTGAGGGGGAGCGGCTGCGGTCGGTGGGTCTGCCCGGGATCACGCTGACGGTGCGGTCGAGGCCGCCCGTGCGTGCGGGGCTGCCGCCCGCGTTGTACGTCCATGGCCTCGGCGGTTCCTCGCAGAACTGGTCGGCGCTGATGCCGCTGCTCGACGGGCTGGTCGACAGTGAGGCCCTCGATCTGCCGGGCTTCGGGGACTCGCCGCCGCCGGACGACGGGGACTACTCGGTCACCGGGCACGCGCGCGCGGTCATCCGCTATCTCGACGCGTCCGGGCGCGGGCCCGTGCACCTCTTCGGGAACTCGCTCGGCGGAGCCGTCACGACGCGTGTCGCGGCCGTACGGCCCGATCTCGTCCGTACGCTCACGCTGGTCTCGCCCGCGCTGCCCGAGCTCCGGGCGCAGCGCACCGCGTGGCCGACCGTGATGATCGCGCTGCCCGGGGTGGCGGGGCTGTTCACCAAGCTCACCAAGGACTGGAGTGCCGAGCAGCGTGTACGCGGGGTTCTGGCGCTCTGTTACGGGGATCCCGGCATGGTGACGCCCGAGGGGTTCCACGAGGCGGTCGAGGAGATGGAGCGGCGGCTCGCCCTCCCGTACTTCTGGGACGCCATGGCGCGGTCGGCGCGCGGCGTCGTGAACGCGTACACGCTGGGCGGCCAGCACGGGCTGTGGCGCCAGGCCGAGCGGGTCCTCGCGCCGACGCTCCTGGTCTACGGCGGCCGCGACCAGCTCGTCGCCTACCGCATGGCGCAGCGGGCGGCCCGCGCCTACCGCGACTCCCGGCTGCTGACGCTGCCGGACGCGGGCCATGTCGCGATGATGGAATACCCGGACACGGTGGCCACGGCCTTCCGCGAACTCCTCACGGAATCAGGCGAGTTGACGTCACCTTCCGCCGCTTCCACCGGTGCGGGGAGCTGA
- a CDS encoding TetR/AcrR family transcriptional regulator, with protein MTAIEQTEAARPRGTRLPRRARRNQLLGAAQEVFVAQGYHSAAMDDIAERAGVSKPVLYQHFPGKLDLYLALLDQHCESLLQSVRTALASTTDNKLRVRATMDAYFAYVEDDGGAFRLVFESDLTNEPAVRERVDKVTHECAEAICEVIAEDTGLSRDESMLLASGLGGLAQVVARSWLHSDRSVPREHAVQLLASLAWRGIAGFPLHGTDHH; from the coding sequence GTGACAGCCATCGAGCAGACAGAGGCGGCACGCCCGCGGGGCACTCGCCTGCCGCGCCGTGCCCGACGCAACCAGCTCCTCGGCGCCGCCCAGGAAGTATTCGTTGCGCAGGGGTACCACTCGGCCGCCATGGACGACATCGCCGAGCGCGCGGGCGTCAGCAAGCCGGTCCTCTACCAGCACTTCCCGGGCAAGCTCGACCTCTACCTCGCCCTGCTGGACCAGCACTGCGAGTCCCTGCTCCAGTCCGTACGGACGGCACTCGCGTCCACCACGGACAACAAGCTGCGCGTACGGGCGACGATGGACGCCTACTTCGCGTACGTCGAGGACGACGGCGGCGCCTTCCGGCTGGTCTTCGAGTCCGACCTGACGAACGAGCCCGCGGTCCGCGAGCGCGTGGACAAGGTCACGCACGAGTGCGCGGAGGCGATCTGCGAGGTCATCGCGGAGGACACCGGCCTTTCGCGTGACGAGTCGATGCTCCTCGCCTCGGGCCTCGGCGGTCTGGCCCAGGTGGTGGCCAGGTCCTGGCTGCACAGCGACCGCAGCGTCCCGCGCGAGCATGCGGTCCAGCTGCTGGCCTCGCTGGCCTGGCGGGGCATCGCGGGCTTCCCGCTGCACGGCACGGATCACCACTGA
- a CDS encoding DUF3107 domain-containing protein: MEVKIGVQHAPREIVLESGQTPEEVERAVSEALAGKSQLLSLVDDHGRKVLVPADRLAYVELGEPTQRKVGFSAL, from the coding sequence GTGGAGGTCAAGATCGGCGTGCAGCACGCGCCCCGCGAGATCGTTCTGGAGAGCGGTCAGACCCCGGAAGAGGTCGAGCGCGCGGTGTCCGAAGCGCTGGCCGGCAAGTCGCAGCTGCTGAGCCTCGTGGACGACCACGGCCGCAAGGTCCTGGTTCCGGCCGACCGCCTCGCGTACGTGGAGCTCGGCGAGCCCACCCAGCGCAAGGTGGGATTCAGCGCGCTGTAG
- a CDS encoding ferritin-like fold-containing protein — protein MTTPDKAADKPAEATDDTAPAATGVAAQGWDTASADPQYRAAVVDLLGALAYGELAAFERLAEDAKLAPTLSDKAELAKMASAEFHHFEQLRDRLSAVGAEPTQAMEPFVAALDGFHRQTAPSDWLEGLVKAYVGDSIASDFYREVAARLDSDTRSLVLGVLDDTGHASFAIEKVRAAIDADPRVGGRLALWARRLMGEALSQSQRVVAERDALSTMLVGGVADGFDLAEVGRMFSRITEAHTKRMAALGLAA, from the coding sequence ATGACGACGCCCGACAAAGCCGCTGACAAACCCGCCGAGGCCACGGACGACACCGCTCCCGCGGCCACCGGAGTCGCCGCGCAGGGCTGGGACACGGCCTCCGCCGACCCCCAGTACCGCGCCGCGGTCGTGGACCTGCTCGGAGCGCTCGCGTACGGCGAGCTGGCGGCGTTCGAGCGGCTCGCGGAGGACGCCAAGCTGGCGCCCACGCTGAGCGACAAGGCGGAGCTGGCGAAGATGGCGTCGGCCGAGTTCCACCACTTCGAGCAGTTGCGGGACCGGCTCTCGGCGGTCGGCGCGGAGCCGACGCAGGCGATGGAGCCGTTCGTCGCCGCGCTCGACGGCTTCCACCGGCAGACCGCGCCCTCCGACTGGCTGGAAGGGCTCGTCAAGGCGTACGTCGGCGACTCGATCGCCAGTGACTTCTACCGCGAGGTCGCCGCCCGGCTCGACTCGGACACCCGCAGCCTCGTGCTCGGCGTACTCGACGACACCGGGCACGCGAGCTTCGCCATCGAGAAGGTGCGCGCCGCCATCGACGCGGACCCGCGGGTGGGCGGGCGGCTCGCGCTGTGGGCGCGACGGCTGATGGGCGAGGCCCTGTCCCAGTCGCAGCGGGTGGTCGCCGAGCGCGACGCACTGTCGACCATGCTCGTGGGCGGCGTCGCGGACGGGTTCGACCTCGCGGAGGTCGGACGGATGTTCTCGCGGATCACCGAGGCGCACACGAAGCGGATGGCTGCGCTGGGCTTGGCGGCGTGA